In Armatimonadota bacterium, the following proteins share a genomic window:
- a CDS encoding major capsid protein, whose product MPDFVYPTSAELETIAQDYMPRLMEERPIFNILPVRAVDAHLLMWEQMDNYQGLQQVRGLDGDATRVRKTGIKRYLMQPGVYGEFDNIDEQELTARRAMGSFGGPIDISDLVLMAQSKLLQRRLDRIESIGWTLLSEGTFSVPDGTGKVLHTDTFALQSYTAATPWNTAATAAPLADLRAVKLMRRGHSVDLGAGAQAWMNQTTFNNLIMNDNPNDLFGRRTAGLATINNLKDVNTILSGDALPELAVYDAGYFDDSGAFQLYIPNNKVVVVGRRPAGQVVGEYRMTRNANNPNLAPGPYMKVIDTGEFKVPRSLQVHDGHNGGPVIYYPGAIVVMNV is encoded by the coding sequence ATGCCAGACTTTGTTTACCCCACCAGCGCTGAGCTGGAAACGATTGCCCAGGACTATATGCCGCGCCTGATGGAGGAGCGGCCCATCTTCAACATCCTCCCGGTTCGCGCGGTGGATGCGCACCTGCTGATGTGGGAGCAGATGGACAACTACCAGGGCCTGCAGCAGGTCCGCGGGCTGGACGGCGACGCCACGCGCGTCCGAAAGACCGGCATCAAGCGCTATCTGATGCAGCCGGGAGTCTATGGCGAGTTCGACAACATCGATGAACAGGAGCTGACAGCTCGCCGCGCAATGGGAAGCTTCGGCGGCCCGATCGACATCAGTGATCTGGTGCTGATGGCGCAGAGCAAGCTGCTGCAGCGCCGCCTGGACCGCATCGAGTCGATTGGATGGACGCTTCTTTCTGAAGGCACGTTCAGCGTGCCGGACGGCACGGGAAAGGTGCTGCACACCGATACGTTCGCGCTCCAGAGCTATACCGCCGCCACACCGTGGAACACCGCGGCCACGGCAGCGCCACTGGCCGATCTGCGCGCCGTAAAGCTGATGCGGCGCGGCCATTCGGTAGATCTCGGCGCCGGCGCGCAAGCGTGGATGAACCAGACCACCTTCAACAACCTGATCATGAACGACAATCCGAACGACCTGTTCGGACGCCGTACTGCGGGCCTGGCCACGATCAACAACCTGAAAGACGTGAACACCATCCTGAGCGGCGATGCACTGCCGGAGCTGGCTGTGTACGATGCCGGCTACTTTGATGACAGCGGCGCCTTTCAGCTGTACATTCCCAATAACAAGGTGGTGGTGGTAGGGCGCCGTCCCGCCGGGCAGGTCGTCGGCGAGTACCGCATGACGCGTAATGCCAACAACCCCAACCTCGCGCCGGGACCCTATATGAAGGTGATTGATACCGGTGAGTTCAAGGTGCCGCGCTCGCTGCAGGTTCACGACGGGCACAACGGCGGGCCGGTGATCTACTACCCGGGCGCCATCGTGGTGATGAATGTCTAG
- a CDS encoding FecR domain-containing protein — protein sequence MKPATRFRAIRWPIATAAAVLSVSAVVIALHRAPVRDNGPALASQNPNPGADTQGPVRMARFSNNVGAVMFRPSSTNLWATATINQPLRQGASIYLQRGADSEVQFDDGAAMRLGYQAAVTLQTMYSDSQGEFTELRLTTGAMTLHLRHGNSIYQVDTPFASVRADGPADFRVGVGAALTVSDYAGRAQVQSSGGNRWVDAGQSVRLGGAGAAISLQSRPRSDSFDHWCRHRDTVLYGDPTSERVLPSDIALVCGNLTDYGNWYHDPNYGSVWRPIEPIGWRPYHSGRWVWVAPVGWTWVATEPWGWAPYHYGSWAYEEGAWEWIPGPVYQYWSPAVVSLSYYSGGYAWCPLGPSEVRYPAAFSIGFSSGNWAVDFSIGGAGNYYPYGGGAYYTGDPWNTGYVNRVTNISITNIYNSRAVAGAWYNGGVYQGGSVPTAGFNSAYNGRFIPQNARFAAGATFASAAAFGGRGVYRGLNAGNVAPFSQGRIIGAPRAGFQPVSGPRGGATLASFSASRRTFASSRPSMVLSRGVYRAALPSSVAALSSHRYAGSIRTLPARVAFGRAPGRIVGRTGRTPGFAGTARSPGMPAFGRNARPMGFGARRAAPGHPGVPANVAAARRSMGFGGNRGRAPASHAFGRFARPAPGSHAGNRPGVGRRANPAGFGARRAPAAVGAARRTFAGGRRPQYRAPSRPQYRRPSQPRYRAPSRPQYRPQYRRPSRPQYRPQYRRPSRPQYRPSRPQYRAPSRPQFRPSRPQYRAPSRPQYRPSRPQYRAPSRPQYRPPSRPQKHR from the coding sequence GTGAAACCTGCGACACGATTCCGGGCCATCCGATGGCCGATCGCCACGGCTGCAGCCGTTCTAAGCGTCTCTGCAGTTGTTATCGCTTTGCACCGCGCGCCCGTGCGCGACAATGGGCCGGCGTTGGCCAGCCAGAACCCAAATCCAGGCGCCGACACGCAAGGGCCGGTGCGAATGGCACGATTCTCTAACAACGTCGGAGCCGTGATGTTCCGCCCGTCCTCCACCAATCTGTGGGCCACAGCTACCATCAATCAGCCGCTCCGGCAGGGCGCGAGCATCTACCTGCAGCGCGGCGCCGATTCGGAGGTTCAGTTCGATGACGGCGCCGCGATGCGCCTGGGATACCAGGCTGCGGTAACGCTGCAGACCATGTACAGCGACTCGCAGGGCGAGTTTACGGAGCTGCGTCTCACCACAGGCGCCATGACGCTTCATCTGCGGCATGGCAATTCGATCTACCAGGTAGACACGCCGTTCGCTTCGGTGCGAGCCGATGGTCCGGCGGACTTTCGTGTTGGAGTGGGCGCCGCATTGACGGTATCCGACTATGCGGGCCGCGCGCAGGTTCAGTCCTCCGGCGGGAACCGCTGGGTCGATGCGGGTCAATCGGTGCGGTTGGGCGGCGCCGGCGCTGCGATCTCGCTGCAGTCCCGGCCTCGCAGCGACTCGTTCGATCACTGGTGCCGGCACAGAGACACCGTGCTCTATGGTGATCCGACCTCTGAACGTGTGCTGCCTTCCGACATTGCGCTGGTTTGCGGCAATCTGACGGATTATGGCAACTGGTACCACGACCCCAACTACGGCTCGGTCTGGCGGCCCATCGAACCGATCGGCTGGCGGCCGTACCACTCGGGACGCTGGGTATGGGTGGCGCCGGTCGGTTGGACCTGGGTAGCCACTGAGCCGTGGGGCTGGGCGCCGTACCATTACGGATCCTGGGCATACGAAGAGGGCGCATGGGAGTGGATTCCCGGTCCTGTGTACCAGTACTGGTCTCCCGCCGTGGTCAGCCTGAGCTACTACAGCGGCGGATACGCCTGGTGTCCGCTGGGCCCGTCCGAAGTTCGTTACCCCGCCGCCTTCAGTATCGGATTTAGTTCCGGCAACTGGGCGGTCGACTTCTCAATCGGCGGCGCCGGCAACTACTATCCGTACGGCGGTGGGGCCTACTACACCGGCGATCCATGGAATACCGGCTATGTAAACCGCGTCACCAATATCAGTATCACCAACATCTACAACAGCCGTGCTGTTGCTGGCGCGTGGTACAACGGCGGTGTTTACCAGGGTGGCAGCGTGCCGACGGCTGGTTTCAACAGCGCGTACAACGGCCGGTTTATCCCACAGAATGCGCGCTTTGCCGCCGGCGCGACTTTTGCCTCGGCAGCGGCATTCGGGGGTCGCGGTGTATACCGCGGTCTAAACGCCGGAAACGTAGCGCCGTTCAGCCAGGGCCGCATTATCGGAGCGCCACGCGCCGGATTCCAGCCGGTTTCGGGTCCGCGCGGCGGAGCTACGCTGGCATCGTTCTCGGCTTCACGTCGAACGTTTGCCAGTTCACGGCCGTCGATGGTGCTGTCGCGCGGTGTCTACCGTGCAGCGCTGCCCTCTTCGGTAGCTGCGCTGTCGTCGCACCGTTATGCCGGCTCAATCCGCACCCTGCCGGCTCGCGTCGCATTCGGGCGCGCGCCAGGCCGGATAGTTGGTCGAACGGGCCGCACGCCTGGATTCGCTGGAACCGCGCGGAGTCCCGGGATGCCGGCGTTCGGGCGGAACGCCCGGCCGATGGGCTTTGGCGCGCGCCGCGCCGCGCCCGGCCATCCCGGTGTGCCGGCAAACGTGGCCGCGGCCCGCAGAAGCATGGGGTTTGGTGGTAACAGGGGCCGCGCCCCGGCATCGCATGCGTTCGGGAGGTTCGCACGGCCGGCGCCCGGCTCGCATGCGGGCAACCGGCCCGGTGTCGGCCGCAGGGCCAACCCGGCCGGCTTCGGTGCAAGGCGCGCTCCGGCAGCGGTCGGCGCCGCACGCCGGACTTTCGCCGGCGGGCGCCGCCCACAGTACCGGGCGCCATCGCGGCCTCAGTATCGCCGGCCATCGCAGCCTCGGTACCGGGCGCCATCGCGACCTCAGTACCGGCCGCAGTATCGGCGGCCTTCGCGACCTCAGTACCGGCCGCAGTATCGGCGGCCATCGCGACCTCAGTACCGGCCGTCGCGGCCTCAGTACCGCGCGCCGTCGCGGCCTCAGTTCCGGCCGTCGCGGCCCCAGTACCGCGCGCCATCGCGGCCTCAGTACCGGCCGTCCCGGCCTCAATACCGGGCGCCATCGCGGCCTCAGTACCGCCCGCCATCGCGGCCACAGAAGCACCGCTAG